A region from the Brassica napus cultivar Da-Ae chromosome C8, Da-Ae, whole genome shotgun sequence genome encodes:
- the LOC106412744 gene encoding uncharacterized protein LOC106412744, translated as MGSTFHMKPAHQADLNGKGILYEDDDEPVKLIDRDDSFVIKEFGLTLIEKIINPKKQNVEKLLQTMPSQWGLAERIMANDLGNGKFLFNFTNEEDLNYVMAKGPFHFNFCMFVLTDANLRNIGGQIGHIDTMELTEGRMLIYVDSRRPLKFSRKVEYEGDEVTIEIKYDLLFKHCTTCGMLSHEKGYCPSIGARQPTLERADVFTRMQLPVRHNGRDNQNNDCRHHQPLLEIREPHSRTYAEYMPRRDLRINLREGNDRQSRSWDDNRRLGS; from the exons ATGGGGTCGACGTTTCATATGAAGCCGGCTCACCAAGCGGATCTCAATGGTAAGGGGATCTTATACGAGGATGATGATGAGCCGGTGAAGCTGATTGATCGGGATGATTCGTTCGTCATTAAGGAGTTCGGTTTGACCTTGATCGAGAAGATTATAAACCCGAAGAAACAAAACGTGGAGAAGCTACTCCAGACGATGCCTTCTCAATGGGGCTTGGCTGAGAGAATCATGGCCAATGATCTAGGGAATGGAAAGTTCCTTTTCAATTTCACAAATGAGGAGGATTTGAATTACGTTATGGCGAAGGGGCCCTTTCATTTCAACTTCTGTATGTTCGTATTG ACTGACGCAAACCTAAGAAACATAGGAGGTCAAATCGGGCACATTGACACTATGGAGCTCACGGAGGGACGTATGCTTATATATGTTGACTCAAGACGTCCTCTGAAGTTCTCTCGGAAGGTAGAATACGAAGGTGATGAGGTTACGATCGAGATAAAGTATGATCTGCTCTTCAAGCATTGTACTACCTGTGGAATGTTGTCTCATGAGAAAGGATACTGCCCCTCCATCGGTGCTAGACAGCCCACTCTGGAACGAGCTGATGTGTTCACACGTATGCAGTTACCGGTGCGACACAACGGCCGTGACAATCAGAATAATGATTGTAGACATCACCAGCCTTTGCTGGAGATAAGAGAGCCCCACTCACGCACCTATGCTGAGTATATGCCACGGCGTGATTTGCGTATCAATCTCCGAGAGGGGAACGATCGTCAGTCTCGATCATGGGATGATAATCGCCGCTTGGGGTCATAG
- the LOC106411876 gene encoding EPIDERMAL PATTERNING FACTOR-like protein 9, with protein MKHEMSNMKLRCISFFFLLFGLLLGNFIVEASKARSIDDTLSLPRQVHLPYSRRHMIGSTAPTCTYNECRGCRYKCRAEQVPVEGNDPINSAYHYRCVCHR; from the exons ATGAAGCATGAAATGAGTAACATGAAGCTACGATGCAtatccttcttctttcttctcttcggTTTGCTTCTTGGAAATTTTATAGTCGAAG CTTCAAAAGCTCGTTCTATCGACGATACGCTTTCACTTCCCCGACAAGTCCATCTCCCG TACTCAAGGAGGCATATGATTGGGTCGACGGCACCAACTTGCACTTACAACGAATGCAGAGGATGCAGATACAAATGCAGAGCTGAACAAGTCCCCGTTGAAGGCAATGATCCTATCAACAGTGCTTATCATTACAGATGCGTTTGTCATAGATAA